The Sulfurimonas sp. genome includes a region encoding these proteins:
- the murC gene encoding UDP-N-acetylmuramate--L-alanine ligase produces MKIHFIGIGGIGISGLAQYMRFQGHEVSGSDISDTKITKKLRSLGIEVTVPHSADAIKDQDLVIHSAIIRPDNPEIIAANKKGIKVLARREALKDILADRKVYSVAGAHGKSTTTAILASIMCGSSIIGAESKSFGSNVRYEEDNNVMIFEADESDGSFLNSNPYCSIVINAEPEHMEYYDYNYDRFYDSYKTFIKSAKCRVLNAEDPFLSSLVHEIDAAWLYPSKDITNIEYVLKDDEPHTRFTLKNLGTFEVWGFGKHIALDASLAILAAHESMDIEEIRENLLKFKGIKKRFDIVGSELNSVIIDDYGHHPTEIKATFNSVKEYAMLKGFSKITAIWQPHKYSRTIDNLEEFTKCFEGADELIILPVWSAGEATRDIDFIKEFSKYNLTMADNIKRANNNITIVKDKEDLKTLNDGLIIGFGAGDITYQIRGAG; encoded by the coding sequence ATGAAAATACACTTTATTGGAATAGGCGGTATTGGAATTTCTGGTCTGGCGCAATATATGCGTTTTCAAGGTCATGAAGTAAGTGGATCTGATATAAGTGATACAAAAATAACTAAAAAATTACGCTCACTTGGAATAGAAGTTACTGTTCCTCACTCTGCAGATGCGATTAAAGACCAAGACTTGGTTATCCACTCTGCAATAATTCGTCCTGATAATCCAGAGATTATAGCTGCCAATAAAAAAGGCATTAAAGTTCTAGCACGTCGCGAAGCATTAAAAGATATACTAGCTGATAGAAAAGTATACTCTGTAGCAGGTGCTCACGGGAAAAGTACTACTACGGCAATTTTAGCTTCTATTATGTGTGGTTCATCTATCATCGGTGCTGAATCAAAATCATTCGGATCAAATGTTCGTTATGAAGAAGATAACAATGTCATGATCTTTGAAGCTGATGAGAGTGACGGAAGCTTTTTAAACTCAAATCCTTACTGTTCAATAGTTATAAACGCAGAACCTGAACACATGGAATATTATGACTATAACTATGACAGATTTTATGATTCATATAAAACATTTATAAAATCAGCAAAATGTCGTGTATTAAATGCAGAAGATCCTTTTTTAAGTTCACTTGTACATGAGATAGATGCTGCATGGTTATACCCGAGTAAAGATATAACAAATATAGAATATGTTTTAAAAGATGATGAACCACATACTCGTTTTACTCTTAAAAATCTAGGAACTTTTGAAGTTTGGGGCTTTGGAAAACATATAGCGCTAGATGCATCGTTAGCTATTTTAGCTGCACACGAATCTATGGATATTGAAGAGATAAGAGAGAACCTTTTAAAATTTAAAGGGATCAAAAAACGTTTTGACATTGTTGGAAGTGAACTTAACAGTGTAATTATTGATGATTACGGTCATCATCCAACTGAGATCAAAGCGACATTCAACTCTGTAAAAGAGTATGCTATGCTTAAAGGTTTTAGTAAAATCACAGCTATTTGGCAACCACATAAATACTCTCGTACTATCGATAATTTAGAAGAGTTTACAAAATGTTTTGAAGGTGCAGATGAGCTTATTATCCTACCTGTTTGGTCAGCGGGTGAAGCTACACGCGATATAGACTTTATAAAAGAATTTTCAAAGTACAACCTTACAATGGCCGACAATATAAAACGTGCGAACAACAACATAACTATAGTTAAAGACAAAGAAGATTTAAAAACTCTAAATGACGGTCTAATAATAGGTTTTGGTGCAGGTGATATTACCTACCAAATTAGAGGTGCAGGTTAA
- a CDS encoding ferredoxin--nitrite reductase, whose translation MQKLHDAYQARSKKENKIEQIKKLKTPTSIYKNLKTICESGYENLKDEDSKYFLKCFGLFDKGDGKFMIRVRIPAGQLNIEQALMIGEISKEFGEDYIDITTRQQIELRFIKFENLYTVLTKLDSVGITTFQTGVDNFRNIVTSSFDGLSEDSIIECMPIIEDLQSIFLKKEEWNSVLPRKFNTAILGTKTNDCNIFGHDCCFILAKKDDKIGFNFYLGGRVGMQAEDSGLFVNVDDVKEVYISVINLFREFGFRDNRNKNRLHFLIEAVGMEAFRDAIIKTTKAKLDNSGELLLENEHKVPQSGATKLKDNKSALLFSIPSGIFSGSDLIRVAELSKPMGAQIRLSVEQSFYIVCSDMYIYALKQSDIYAKYSNYQNTYFVNQVACAGTATCAFGVIPNKPDAIEMAEFLNKEVPLEDAKVRMYWSACPKGCGIHGIADIGFEGCKAKDENGETCYGVHILLGGKASFEAKEARVIYKSVPLSDAKYKVKKILRMYQSLREAGESFEAFDTRVLSHLDNDKLLEDIEGYN comes from the coding sequence ATGCAAAAATTGCATGATGCTTATCAAGCTAGAAGTAAAAAAGAAAATAAAATTGAGCAGATTAAAAAGTTAAAAACACCTACTAGTATTTATAAGAATTTAAAAACTATTTGTGAGTCTGGTTATGAGAATCTAAAAGATGAAGATAGCAAGTACTTTTTAAAATGCTTTGGACTCTTCGATAAGGGTGATGGCAAGTTTATGATACGTGTTCGTATTCCAGCTGGTCAGCTAAATATTGAACAAGCTCTAATGATAGGTGAGATATCTAAAGAGTTTGGTGAAGATTACATAGATATAACTACACGTCAGCAAATAGAACTGAGATTCATAAAGTTTGAGAACCTATATACTGTTTTAACTAAATTAGATTCTGTAGGGATAACAACATTTCAAACAGGGGTTGATAACTTTAGAAATATAGTCACATCTTCTTTTGATGGGCTAAGCGAAGATTCTATAATTGAATGTATGCCAATTATAGAAGATCTGCAAAGTATATTTTTGAAAAAAGAGGAATGGAATAGTGTACTTCCTCGTAAGTTTAATACCGCAATACTTGGTACAAAAACAAATGACTGTAATATTTTTGGACATGATTGCTGTTTTATACTAGCTAAAAAAGATGACAAAATAGGTTTTAATTTTTACCTTGGTGGTCGAGTTGGTATGCAGGCAGAAGATAGTGGTCTATTCGTTAATGTAGATGATGTAAAAGAGGTGTATATATCTGTAATAAATCTATTCAGAGAGTTTGGTTTTAGAGATAACAGAAACAAAAACCGCCTGCACTTTTTGATCGAGGCTGTTGGAATGGAAGCATTTAGAGATGCAATAATTAAAACAACTAAAGCAAAACTAGATAATTCAGGAGAATTATTATTAGAGAACGAACATAAAGTTCCTCAAAGTGGAGCTACTAAACTCAAAGATAATAAGTCTGCACTTTTATTTAGTATTCCATCTGGTATTTTCTCAGGATCTGATCTTATAAGAGTTGCAGAACTTTCAAAACCTATGGGGGCTCAAATACGACTATCTGTTGAGCAAAGTTTTTACATAGTTTGTAGCGATATGTATATATATGCTTTAAAACAAAGTGATATATATGCAAAATATTCAAATTATCAGAATACTTACTTTGTAAATCAGGTGGCTTGTGCAGGTACTGCAACATGTGCTTTTGGTGTAATTCCAAATAAACCAGATGCTATAGAGATGGCAGAATTTTTAAATAAGGAGGTACCACTAGAGGACGCAAAGGTAAGAATGTACTGGTCTGCATGCCCAAAAGGATGTGGAATTCACGGTATTGCAGATATTGGTTTTGAAGGATGTAAAGCCAAAGATGAAAATGGGGAAACATGTTATGGTGTGCATATACTTTTAGGTGGAAAAGCTTCTTTTGAAGCAAAAGAAGCAAGAGTTATATATAAATCTGTACCTTTGAGTGATGCTAAATATAAAGTGAAAAAAATTTTGCGTATGTATCAAAGTTTAAGAGAAGCAGGGGAAAGTTTCGAAGCTTTTGATACAAGGGTGTTAAGTCATTTAGATAATGACAAATTATTAGAGGATATAGAAGGTTATAATTAA
- the cobA gene encoding uroporphyrinogen-III C-methyltransferase — translation MKYTTLPIVLKNQKIILIGGGKVALQKAEVMQRNSVKFSCVSSEYIKEFENIKVSKTQKYFEIEDIESYSIVVDATGSKDVMNRLLAHKHKKNFLYNCVDVPEVCDFFFAALIEYGALKVAVSSAGASPTLAKSVRDKIKRVLPKELENLNTELKNERDSGIIDIKKAKQKANKMLGKVTLVGCGTGDVDLLTIKAYKTIQEADVVFIDHLISEEIKEIIPKDTMKINVGKEKGSHSVKQEKINEMLIDYASKGLTVARLKAGDPYIFGRGAEEAQALIKEQIRVDVIPGISSAIAGPLSAGIAPTARGYATNLSIVSAHLAGNRINTQWIDLLKIKNHTTIVLMGLSRADEIVEYALKEGIDENMPTAIISNASRPNQSRVITTLKDLPKAALDAPRPGIIVFGDVVNLHSVLPQYEIKMENENAKIA, via the coding sequence ATGAAGTATACTACATTACCAATCGTTTTAAAAAACCAAAAAATTATCTTAATTGGGGGTGGAAAAGTAGCACTACAAAAAGCAGAGGTAATGCAGAGAAACTCAGTGAAGTTTTCATGTGTATCTTCTGAATATATCAAAGAATTCGAAAATATTAAGGTTTCAAAGACTCAAAAATATTTTGAGATAGAAGATATTGAATCATATAGTATCGTAGTTGATGCTACTGGTTCAAAAGATGTAATGAATAGACTTTTGGCACATAAACACAAAAAGAATTTTTTATATAACTGTGTAGATGTCCCAGAAGTTTGTGATTTTTTCTTTGCAGCACTTATAGAATACGGTGCATTAAAGGTTGCAGTATCATCAGCAGGTGCAAGCCCGACACTTGCTAAGTCTGTAAGAGATAAGATAAAAAGAGTTCTTCCAAAAGAGCTTGAGAATCTAAACACTGAACTCAAAAACGAGCGTGATAGCGGGATAATAGATATAAAAAAAGCAAAACAAAAAGCAAATAAAATGCTTGGAAAAGTAACACTTGTAGGTTGCGGTACAGGTGATGTTGATCTGCTTACTATTAAAGCATATAAAACTATACAAGAGGCTGATGTTGTATTTATTGACCACTTAATAAGCGAAGAGATAAAAGAGATAATCCCAAAAGACACGATGAAAATAAATGTGGGTAAAGAAAAGGGTTCACACAGTGTCAAACAAGAGAAGATAAATGAGATGCTTATAGATTATGCATCTAAAGGTCTAACTGTAGCTAGATTAAAAGCAGGTGATCCATATATATTTGGTCGTGGGGCAGAGGAAGCTCAGGCTTTGATAAAAGAGCAGATTCGTGTAGATGTCATACCTGGTATATCTTCAGCTATTGCTGGTCCTCTTAGTGCTGGTATTGCTCCAACAGCAAGAGGATATGCAACAAACTTATCAATTGTATCTGCTCATTTGGCTGGAAACAGAATTAATACTCAGTGGATAGATCTGCTGAAGATAAAGAATCACACGACTATAGTTCTTATGGGACTATCACGTGCAGATGAGATAGTCGAATATGCACTTAAAGAGGGAATAGATGAAAATATGCCTACGGCTATTATTTCTAATGCTTCAAGACCAAATCAGAGTAGAGTAATAACTACTCTAAAAGATTTACCAAAAGCAGCATTAGATGCACCAAGACCTGGAATAATTGTTTTTGGTGATGTAGTTAATTTACATAGTGTATTACCTCAGTATGAAATAAAGATGGAGAATGAAAATGCAAAAATTGCATGA
- a CDS encoding nitrate/nitrite transporter, with protein MAGLKDLKGQGHTPTLFMAFLYFDMSFMVWTMLGPLSTEISEALALGGHIMTAGEKATLLSLPILSGALLRILLGFGVDKLGAKLTAMLAQSVVIIALLTAYLQGNSITYDTLLLVALGLGFAGASFAVALPQAGQWYPPKLQGVVLGIAGAGNIGVVIDFLFAPKIAELWGWESVFGVGAAMAIVVLIAYAFLAKNAPAEVYTANPKKLKDYGKLLKDKDTWWFNLFYAVSFGGFVGFAGYMKVYLMNTYQADMSAFGIDILDESNVKVIAGYFGALCIFAGAVLRPVGGAIADRLGGVKSLYIFFGTVTVLAIINASVTLPFGVAILVLFLIMANLGMANGAVFQLVPQRFGKDIGIMTGIIGAAGGLGGTALIKTLGWSKGAFDGYTVGFMIFAGVVIVAISGISLVKTRWRTTWGVQAGGRI; from the coding sequence ATGGCAGGATTAAAAGATCTGAAAGGGCAAGGACATACACCGACATTGTTCATGGCTTTTTTATATTTTGATATGAGTTTTATGGTTTGGACAATGTTAGGTCCATTAAGTACTGAAATATCTGAAGCTTTAGCTTTAGGTGGACATATTATGACAGCAGGTGAGAAAGCTACACTTCTATCTTTACCTATACTTTCAGGTGCACTTCTAAGAATACTTCTTGGTTTTGGTGTTGATAAACTAGGTGCTAAGCTTACAGCGATGCTTGCTCAGTCAGTTGTAATTATTGCTCTTTTAACTGCTTATTTACAAGGTAATAGCATCACATACGATACACTACTTTTAGTTGCTCTTGGACTTGGTTTTGCCGGTGCTTCTTTTGCTGTAGCTCTGCCTCAAGCTGGTCAATGGTATCCGCCTAAACTACAAGGTGTTGTTTTAGGTATAGCAGGGGCTGGTAACATAGGTGTTGTAATTGACTTCTTATTTGCTCCTAAAATCGCTGAGTTATGGGGATGGGAATCTGTTTTTGGTGTTGGTGCAGCTATGGCTATAGTTGTATTGATTGCTTATGCATTCTTGGCTAAAAATGCTCCTGCTGAGGTTTATACTGCTAATCCTAAAAAACTTAAAGATTACGGAAAACTTCTTAAAGATAAAGATACTTGGTGGTTTAATCTTTTCTATGCTGTAAGTTTTGGTGGATTCGTTGGTTTTGCAGGATATATGAAAGTGTATCTTATGAATACTTACCAAGCAGATATGAGTGCATTTGGTATAGATATCTTAGATGAGAGTAATGTTAAAGTTATAGCTGGTTACTTTGGAGCACTTTGTATATTTGCAGGTGCTGTTTTACGTCCGGTTGGTGGAGCGATTGCTGATAGACTTGGTGGTGTTAAATCTTTATACATCTTCTTTGGTACTGTAACTGTGTTAGCAATAATAAATGCTTCTGTAACACTTCCATTTGGTGTAGCTATACTAGTTCTGTTTTTAATCATGGCTAACTTAGGTATGGCAAACGGTGCAGTTTTCCAACTTGTTCCTCAACGTTTTGGTAAGGACATTGGTATTATGACTGGTATTATTGGTGCAGCAGGTGGTCTTGGTGGTACAGCCCTTATCAAAACTCTTGGTTGGAGTAAAGGTGCATTTGATGGTTATACAGTTGGATTTATGATATTTGCAGGTGTTGTTATAGTTGCTATTAGCGGTATCTCTTTAGTTAAGACTAGATGGAGAACTACTTGGGGTGTTCAAGCTGGCGGAAGAATCTAA
- a CDS encoding protein phosphatase 2C domain-containing protein, with the protein MAKEQIRKTGFSLAKGKELTGDDFYDVKTIGNLTLAIVCDGVGSATEGAAAAKRVTNYMMNNFKIRPKSWTIEKSILTFIKSINDILYKESQINYESSELVTTLTIVAIEGNRIYGANVGDSRVYLQRDNKLTQLSEDHSMNEKGYENVLTQAIGISQSVEPYYFENTLQKSDKILLCSDGLYNVLDNEALESSINLGAHTLVKKASKLVENDLPDDTTAIVLDILEADDIDILKHQDLLIYQTLKECDVIDGYELKRSLVQNNRTWLVRKKTKEYVLKYAPSECIDDEGVLDLFVKEAWNAKRLKADFFPKAVIPKNRTHRYYVMQLFKGDDLSTYLKDKKLSIEESIKLANMLIDMSQYLLKYDLVHGDIKPANVIVLKNEDGTLEYKSIDFGSITEIFSNNSRAGTPSFLSPERFENESISETSEIFSIGVTLYYALTGKYPYGEIEPFQSPIFKNAKKPSFYNKNIPDWLDSVILRAISIDKEQRYMHYSEMNFELNNPSKVEPYFAKNISYMQRSPTTFYRVGFVSMAIINMILLLYIGYLKS; encoded by the coding sequence ATGGCTAAAGAACAAATTAGAAAAACTGGATTTTCATTAGCAAAAGGGAAAGAGTTAACTGGTGATGATTTTTACGATGTTAAAACTATTGGAAATCTAACTTTAGCAATAGTATGTGATGGAGTAGGTAGTGCAACTGAAGGTGCTGCAGCGGCTAAGCGTGTAACAAACTATATGATGAATAATTTTAAGATACGTCCAAAGTCATGGACTATTGAGAAAAGTATACTGACTTTTATAAAATCTATAAATGATATATTATATAAAGAATCACAGATTAATTATGAATCCAGTGAACTTGTTACAACTCTGACAATAGTTGCTATTGAAGGAAATCGCATATATGGAGCTAATGTTGGAGACAGCAGGGTATATTTGCAAAGAGATAATAAACTAACCCAACTATCAGAAGACCATTCTATGAATGAAAAGGGATATGAAAATGTACTTACTCAAGCCATAGGTATATCACAGAGTGTAGAACCATATTATTTTGAAAATACTCTGCAAAAAAGTGACAAGATATTACTTTGTAGTGATGGTCTTTATAATGTATTGGATAATGAGGCATTAGAATCATCTATAAATCTTGGAGCACATACACTTGTTAAAAAAGCATCTAAATTAGTTGAGAATGATCTACCTGACGATACTACTGCAATTGTACTAGATATATTAGAAGCAGATGATATAGATATACTAAAACATCAAGATCTTTTAATATACCAGACACTAAAAGAATGTGATGTAATTGATGGTTATGAATTAAAAAGATCTCTAGTTCAAAACAACAGGACTTGGCTTGTTAGAAAAAAGACAAAAGAGTATGTATTAAAATATGCGCCAAGTGAATGTATTGATGATGAGGGTGTACTGGATCTGTTCGTAAAAGAGGCTTGGAATGCAAAGCGTTTAAAAGCTGACTTTTTTCCTAAGGCTGTGATTCCAAAAAACAGAACTCATAGATACTATGTTATGCAACTTTTTAAAGGTGATGATCTCTCTACGTATTTAAAAGATAAAAAACTATCTATTGAAGAGAGTATAAAGCTTGCCAATATGCTTATAGATATGTCACAGTATCTTTTAAAATATGATTTGGTTCATGGAGATATAAAACCTGCAAATGTGATTGTATTAAAAAATGAAGATGGTACACTTGAGTATAAAAGTATAGATTTTGGAAGTATTACAGAAATATTTTCAAACAATTCACGAGCAGGTACACCTAGCTTTTTATCACCTGAAAGGTTTGAAAACGAATCTATAAGTGAGACTAGTGAAATATTTTCCATAGGTGTAACACTATATTATGCATTAACCGGAAAATATCCATATGGTGAGATAGAACCTTTTCAATCTCCTATATTCAAAAATGCAAAAAAACCTAGCTTTTATAACAAAAATATTCCTGATTGGCTTGACAGTGTAATACTTCGCGCAATATCTATAGATAAAGAACAGCGCTATATGCATTATTCAGAGATGAACTTTGAACTAAACAATCCAAGTAAGGTTGAACCGTATTTTGCAAAAAATATATCTTATATGCAGAGAAGCCCTACAACATTTTACAGAGTTGGTTTTGTAAGCATGGCAATTATAAATATGATACTACTATTATATATAGGCTATTTAAAGTCATAG
- a CDS encoding molybdopterin oxidoreductase family protein, which translates to MIKSVCGYCGVGCGIEYDEQKLIGDVTYPTNEGKLCSKGISELISLDTPSRLLRPKLRESIDEEYRISTWYETIKIIADKIKSTDKNKIGFYLSGQLLTEDYYIANKLGKGFIGTNNVDTNSRTCMSSAVVAYKKAIGADFVPLRMNDIFKSDLLILAGANTAEAHVVFHNQIKKAKKQGLKIVVIDPRYTETAKLADIHLSIKAGSDIDFFNLVSKKLIDEELYNKEYVEENVNNFELLKNKFKRAPVTKMLKRTGLSQEQFDQFFDLYISSENIITAWTMGLNQSVQGVDKNLALLNTHLLTGKIFKEGNGPLSLTGQPNAMGGREVGGLSTMLAVHLGFDKESIEKVSKFWKTDKIDNKPGLTATQMMEAKLDVLIIAHTDPVYHLPNRNKVEDFISKIPFVVEINAYENSESSKYAHVRLPAAPWGEKEGTQTNLDRTITKQERLTRRSIDCKPDWEIFQLIAQELGFNDAFNFKNPKEIFQEYQEMTKLNDHMDIHKLDYDDISFKPFIWGEDIKTYLTPDKKGNLFYVENKLLSEKTNLEYPYILLTGRTRDQWHTGTKTNLPTTLLKFKELNFCEMNPNDAKQLGLEDGDEIQVSSRRGSIKTKVLITEDILEKNIFIPISNRDINYLTNDLLDKDSLEPDYNHSAVKIEKL; encoded by the coding sequence ATGATTAAGTCAGTGTGTGGATATTGTGGTGTTGGTTGTGGTATAGAATACGATGAACAAAAACTGATTGGAGATGTAACATACCCTACAAATGAAGGAAAACTCTGTTCAAAAGGTATTTCAGAGCTTATAAGTTTAGACACACCTTCAAGGCTTCTACGTCCAAAATTAAGAGAGAGTATTGATGAAGAGTATCGTATATCAACATGGTATGAGACTATAAAAATCATAGCCGATAAAATAAAATCTACAGATAAAAATAAAATAGGCTTTTATCTCTCAGGTCAGCTTCTAACAGAAGATTACTATATTGCGAACAAACTCGGTAAAGGCTTTATAGGTACAAACAATGTAGACACAAACTCTCGTACATGTATGTCAAGTGCCGTAGTTGCATATAAAAAAGCTATAGGTGCTGATTTTGTACCTCTAAGAATGAATGATATATTCAAGTCTGACTTATTGATTCTTGCAGGTGCAAATACAGCTGAGGCTCATGTAGTTTTTCATAACCAGATAAAAAAAGCGAAAAAACAAGGTCTTAAAATAGTAGTAATTGACCCTCGCTATACTGAAACAGCAAAACTTGCTGATATTCACTTAAGTATAAAAGCAGGAAGCGATATTGATTTTTTTAACCTAGTATCTAAAAAACTAATAGATGAAGAACTATACAATAAAGAATATGTTGAAGAAAATGTAAATAACTTTGAACTTTTAAAAAATAAATTCAAGCGTGCTCCAGTTACGAAGATGCTAAAAAGAACGGGACTTTCGCAAGAGCAGTTTGATCAATTTTTTGATCTGTATATATCTAGTGAAAATATAATTACAGCTTGGACTATGGGGCTCAATCAATCTGTTCAAGGGGTTGATAAAAATTTAGCACTCTTAAACACGCACCTACTAACAGGAAAAATATTTAAAGAAGGAAATGGTCCACTTAGTCTTACAGGTCAGCCAAATGCCATGGGTGGCCGTGAAGTCGGTGGACTATCTACCATGCTTGCAGTGCATCTCGGCTTTGATAAAGAGAGTATTGAAAAAGTATCTAAGTTTTGGAAGACAGACAAGATAGACAACAAACCTGGTCTTACTGCTACACAGATGATGGAAGCAAAACTGGACGTACTTATAATCGCTCATACTGACCCTGTATATCATCTACCAAACAGAAACAAGGTAGAAGATTTTATAAGCAAGATACCGTTTGTAGTTGAGATAAATGCATATGAAAACTCCGAGAGTTCAAAATATGCACACGTAAGACTTCCTGCTGCACCTTGGGGTGAGAAAGAAGGTACTCAGACAAATCTTGATAGAACTATTACAAAACAAGAGAGGCTTACTCGTCGTTCGATTGACTGTAAACCTGATTGGGAGATATTTCAACTTATAGCACAAGAGCTTGGTTTCAACGATGCATTTAACTTTAAAAATCCTAAAGAGATATTTCAAGAATATCAAGAGATGACGAAATTAAATGATCATATGGATATACATAAACTTGACTATGATGACATCTCTTTTAAACCATTCATTTGGGGTGAAGATATAAAAACATATCTTACACCTGATAAAAAAGGAAATCTGTTTTATGTGGAAAACAAACTCCTGAGTGAAAAAACAAACTTGGAATATCCATATATACTTTTAACAGGTAGGACACGTGATCAGTGGCATACAGGTACAAAAACAAATCTTCCTACAACTCTTTTAAAGTTCAAAGAATTGAACTTCTGTGAGATGAACCCAAATGATGCTAAACAACTCGGACTTGAAGATGGCGATGAAATTCAAGTTAGTTCAAGACGTGGTAGTATAAAGACAAAGGTACTTATTACAGAGGATATTTTAGAGAAAAATATCTTTATACCAATAAGTAATAGGGACATAAACTATCTTACTAATGATCTTTTAGATAAAGATTCACTAGAGCCTGATTATAACCATTCTGCCGTAAAAATTGAAAAATTATAA
- a CDS encoding NAD-dependent deacetylase: MKEKKIVIFSGAGISAESGIKTFRDADGLWENHSIEEICNQYTWEKNYEQVHKFYNQRRVQLADVEPNLAHEIVAQIKEKYQDDCIVITQNVDDMFERAGCRDVIHVHGELTKMHCMSCNNVFDIGYKEFTIGEQCPKCGNSHIKPYVVFFGGQAPKYMDMYSAFEYLQNEDSIAVVIGTLGNVIQISANLELMDCKKILNNLEISPYIDDSQFDRVYYENATSAIEKIEADIEEFWEIE; the protein is encoded by the coding sequence ATGAAAGAAAAAAAGATAGTTATATTCTCTGGTGCCGGTATTAGTGCCGAGAGTGGAATCAAAACCTTCAGAGATGCAGACGGGCTGTGGGAAAACCACAGTATTGAAGAGATCTGCAATCAATATACTTGGGAAAAAAACTACGAACAGGTTCATAAGTTTTATAACCAAAGAAGAGTTCAATTAGCTGATGTTGAACCAAATCTAGCCCACGAAATAGTAGCCCAAATCAAAGAAAAATACCAAGACGACTGTATAGTGATCACACAAAATGTAGATGATATGTTTGAGCGTGCAGGATGCCGTGATGTTATCCATGTCCATGGAGAGCTTACCAAGATGCACTGCATGAGTTGTAACAATGTGTTTGATATTGGATACAAAGAGTTTACTATTGGTGAGCAGTGCCCTAAATGCGGAAATTCTCATATAAAACCTTATGTTGTTTTCTTTGGTGGTCAGGCTCCAAAATATATGGATATGTACTCAGCGTTTGAATATCTGCAAAATGAAGATTCAATAGCAGTTGTTATAGGTACACTTGGCAATGTTATTCAGATAAGTGCAAATTTAGAACTTATGGATTGCAAAAAAATACTAAATAACCTCGAAATATCACCATATATAGATGATTCTCAGTTTGATAGAGTATACTACGAAAATGCAACTTCGGCTATTGAAAAAATAGAAGCCGACATTGAAGAGTTTTGGGAGATAGAATAA